One stretch of Pseudomonas azotoformans DNA includes these proteins:
- the gdhA gene encoding NADP-specific glutamate dehydrogenase: MIESVESFLARLKKRDPDQPEFHQAVEEVLRSLWPFLEANPHYLTSGILERICEPERAITFRVSWVDDHGKVQVNRGFRIQMNSAIGPYKGGLRFHPSVNLGVLKFLAFEQTFKNSLTSLPMGGGKGGSDFDPKGKSDAEVMRFCQAFMSELYRHIGADVDVPAGDIGVGAREIGFLFGQYKRLSNQFTSVLTGKGMTYGGSLIRPEATGFGCVYFAEEMLKRNNQRVEGKRVAVSGSGNVAQYAARKVMDLGGKVISLSDSEGTLYAESGLTEEQWSALLELKNVQRGRISELASRYGLEFRAGKTPWELACDIALPCATQNELDAEDARTLLRNGCLCVAEGANMPTTLEAVDIFIEAGILFAPGKASNAGGVAVSGLEMSQNAMRLLWTAGEVDSKLHNIMQSIHHACVHYGEENGRINYVKGANIAGFVKVADAMLAQGIV; the protein is encoded by the coding sequence ATGATCGAATCCGTCGAATCCTTCCTTGCCCGTCTCAAGAAACGCGACCCTGACCAGCCGGAATTCCACCAGGCTGTAGAAGAAGTCCTACGCAGCCTGTGGCCGTTTCTCGAAGCCAATCCCCACTACCTGACCTCGGGCATCCTGGAGCGCATCTGCGAGCCGGAACGCGCGATTACCTTCCGGGTGTCGTGGGTGGATGATCATGGCAAGGTCCAGGTCAATCGCGGTTTCCGTATCCAGATGAACAGCGCCATCGGCCCTTACAAAGGCGGCTTGCGCTTCCACCCGTCGGTCAACCTGGGCGTGCTGAAATTCCTCGCCTTCGAGCAGACCTTCAAGAATTCCCTGACGTCGCTGCCCATGGGCGGCGGCAAAGGCGGCTCGGACTTTGATCCAAAAGGTAAGAGCGACGCCGAAGTCATGCGCTTCTGCCAGGCCTTCATGAGCGAGTTGTATCGCCATATCGGCGCGGATGTGGACGTGCCGGCCGGTGACATCGGCGTGGGCGCCCGTGAGATCGGCTTCCTGTTCGGCCAGTACAAGCGCCTGAGCAACCAATTCACTTCCGTGCTCACCGGCAAGGGCATGACCTACGGCGGCAGCCTGATCCGCCCGGAAGCCACCGGTTTCGGCTGCGTGTACTTCGCCGAAGAAATGCTCAAGCGCAACAACCAGCGGGTGGAAGGCAAGCGCGTCGCGGTGTCCGGTTCCGGCAACGTGGCGCAATACGCGGCGCGCAAGGTGATGGACCTGGGCGGCAAGGTGATTTCCCTGTCCGATTCCGAAGGCACGCTGTACGCCGAGAGCGGTTTGACTGAGGAACAATGGTCGGCCCTGCTGGAGCTGAAAAACGTGCAGCGCGGGCGCATCAGCGAACTGGCTTCGCGTTATGGCCTGGAATTCCGCGCCGGTAAAACCCCTTGGGAACTGGCCTGCGATATCGCACTGCCCTGTGCGACCCAGAACGAACTCGACGCTGAGGACGCCCGTACCCTGCTGCGCAACGGCTGCCTCTGCGTGGCCGAAGGCGCCAATATGCCGACCACCTTGGAGGCTGTGGATATCTTTATCGAGGCCGGCATCCTGTTCGCCCCGGGCAAGGCGTCCAATGCCGGTGGCGTGGCCGTGAGTGGCCTGGAAATGTCGCAGAACGCCATGCGCCTGCTGTGGACCGCCGGTGAAGTGGACAGCAAGCTGCACAACATCATGCAGTCGATCCACCATGCCTGTGTGCACTACGGTGAAGAAAACGGCCGCATCAACTACGTCAAAGGCGCTAACATCGCAGGCTTCGTCAAAGTCGCCGACGCGATGCTGGCCCAAGGCATCGTCTAG
- a CDS encoding chorismate mutase, with protein MAVNCTSLEEVRTHIDRLDQQIVTLLAERGAYVSQAARFKKDADSVKAPQRVEQVIAKVRGISQAVGANPEVTEQVYRAMIAAFIQQELAEHAALTETR; from the coding sequence ATGGCCGTTAACTGCACCAGCCTCGAAGAAGTCCGCACCCACATCGACCGCCTCGACCAGCAGATCGTCACCCTGCTGGCCGAGCGTGGCGCCTACGTCTCCCAGGCTGCGCGCTTCAAGAAAGACGCGGACAGCGTCAAGGCACCACAACGGGTTGAGCAAGTCATCGCCAAGGTGCGGGGGATATCCCAGGCAGTGGGTGCCAATCCCGAGGTCACGGAACAGGTGTATCGCGCGATGATTGCGGCGTTTATCCAGCAGGAATTGGCGGAGCATGCTGCGCTCACGGAAACTCGCTAA
- a CDS encoding Lnb N-terminal periplasmic domain-containing protein codes for MLKRFAWMALFACAPLYAAPHLDDQRLQQLANDPFWLSLGHYEAGKISGWRSYVSDKKFFLAPDGAHHPDAELKATVDALYAPASLGQKHAQCVYPARTRWLKDQLHLTDLPAVDCTEFKQWFKDVAPHSAVMIFPAAYLNSPSSMFGHTLLRIDQADVQSNNTALLSYAINFGAYIEGSDNSILYAWKGLMGGYPGLFALVPYQEKLSEYRSLENRDLWEYRLNLTQVETERMVEHVWELKQIQFDYFFFDENCSYRLLELLQVARPGLRLTEQFPLTAIPTDTVKAVKDAGLVERIDYRPSRERELLERAKPLDSDEQQWVLKVSDDQKQLQEPAFKAIAKDRQALIIDAAYRLGRYRANGLERDTARSQRSFELLRAINQNPAPDLKITPPGLPENGHESRTWQVGIGTRGDRAFGEYGLRMAYHDLNDNAEGFPLGAQIEILQMKLRQYEGNHWQLQQLDLATIRSLTPRNALLQPWSWQVTGGLERVPGKHDDETLVAHVNGGAGGTWQLRDDMLGFALGTVRVEHNNDFSEAISPAAGFNTGVLWKNPLGNLSLEAKGDFFTNGEVRRSISLNQQWELSRNLGLRLSAQREYSHLSTPVNEVMLEVKWYHY; via the coding sequence ATGCTCAAACGCTTTGCCTGGATGGCACTCTTTGCCTGCGCCCCGCTGTACGCGGCCCCGCATCTTGATGATCAACGTTTGCAGCAATTGGCCAACGATCCGTTCTGGCTGTCCCTCGGCCATTACGAAGCCGGTAAAATCAGTGGCTGGCGCAGCTATGTCAGCGACAAGAAATTCTTCCTCGCACCCGATGGCGCCCACCACCCGGACGCCGAGCTCAAGGCCACCGTTGACGCGCTCTACGCGCCGGCCAGCCTGGGTCAAAAGCACGCCCAATGCGTTTACCCCGCGCGGACCCGCTGGCTCAAGGATCAGTTGCACCTCACTGACCTGCCTGCCGTGGACTGCACAGAATTCAAGCAATGGTTCAAGGACGTTGCCCCGCACAGCGCGGTCATGATCTTCCCGGCGGCCTACCTCAACAGCCCCTCGTCCATGTTCGGCCACACCCTGCTGCGCATCGACCAGGCCGACGTGCAAAGCAACAACACCGCCCTGCTCAGCTATGCGATCAACTTCGGCGCCTATATCGAAGGCTCCGACAACAGCATTCTCTACGCCTGGAAGGGCTTGATGGGCGGTTACCCCGGCCTGTTCGCCCTGGTGCCTTACCAGGAAAAACTCTCCGAATACCGTAGCCTTGAGAACCGCGACCTGTGGGAATACCGCCTGAACCTCACCCAGGTCGAGACCGAGCGCATGGTCGAGCACGTGTGGGAGCTCAAGCAGATCCAGTTCGACTACTTCTTCTTCGACGAAAACTGCTCCTATCGCCTGCTCGAACTGCTGCAAGTGGCCCGCCCCGGCCTGCGCCTGACCGAACAGTTTCCACTGACCGCCATCCCCACCGACACGGTCAAGGCCGTCAAGGATGCGGGCCTGGTGGAAAGGATCGACTACCGCCCGTCCCGCGAACGCGAGCTGTTGGAGCGCGCCAAGCCGCTGGACAGCGACGAACAGCAATGGGTGTTGAAGGTCAGCGATGACCAGAAGCAGCTGCAGGAGCCTGCGTTCAAGGCCATCGCGAAAGACCGCCAGGCCCTGATCATCGACGCCGCCTACCGCCTCGGCCGCTACCGTGCCAATGGCCTGGAGCGCGACACCGCCCGCTCCCAACGCAGCTTCGAACTGCTGCGCGCAATCAACCAGAACCCGGCGCCTGACCTCAAGATCACCCCGCCCGGCCTGCCGGAAAACGGCCACGAATCCCGCACCTGGCAAGTCGGCATCGGCACCCGCGGCGACAGGGCCTTCGGCGAATATGGCCTGCGCATGGCCTACCACGACCTCAACGACAACGCCGAAGGTTTCCCCCTCGGCGCACAGATCGAAATCCTGCAAATGAAACTGCGCCAGTACGAAGGCAACCACTGGCAGCTGCAGCAACTGGACCTGGCCACCATCCGCTCCCTGACCCCACGCAACGCCCTGTTGCAGCCGTGGTCATGGCAAGTCACCGGCGGCCTTGAACGCGTGCCCGGCAAACACGACGACGAAACCCTGGTCGCCCACGTCAACGGCGGCGCCGGCGGTACCTGGCAGTTGCGCGACGACATGCTCGGCTTCGCCCTCGGCACCGTGCGCGTGGAGCACAACAACGACTTCAGCGAAGCCATCTCCCCGGCGGCCGGTTTCAACACCGGCGTGCTGTGGAAGAACCCACTGGGCAACCTGAGCCTGGAAGCCAAGGGCGACTTCTTCACCAACGGCGAGGTGCGCCGCAGTATCAGCCTGAACCAGCAATGGGAACTGTCGCGCAACCTGGGCCTGCGTTTGAGCGCCCAACGCGAGTACAGCCACCTGTCGACGCCAGTGAATGAAGTGATGCTTGAAGTGAAGTGGTATCACTACTGA
- a CDS encoding Lon protease family protein, with product MPDPVAASLRLAPEALTRPFSAEQFSFSTTNDLEPFRGVLGQERAVEALQFGVAMPRPGYNVFVMGEPGTGRFSFVKRYLKAEGKRLQTPSDWVYVNNFDEPREPRALELPGGAAAAFINDINGLVDNLVATFPAVFEHPTYQQRKSAIDRAFNQRYDKALDVIERLALEKDVALYRDSSNIAFTPMLDGKALDEAEFSQLPEADRERFHTDISELEERLNEELASLPQWKRESNNQLRQFNEETITLALQPLLAPLSEKYAENAAVCGYLQAMQVYLLKTVVEQLVDDAKTDAQARKLLEEQYCPSLVVGHPVNGGAPVVFEPHPTYDNLFGRIEYSTDQGALYTTYRQLRPGALHRANGGFLILEAEKMLSEPFVWDALKRSLQSRKLKMESPLGELGRLATVTLNPQMIPLQVKVIIIGSRQLYYALQDADPDFQEMFRVLVDFDEDIPMVDESLEQFAQLLKTRTSEEGMAPLTSDAVARLATYSARLAEHQGRLSARIGDLFQLVSEADFIRHLAGDEMTDAGHIERALKAKATRTGRVSARILDDMLAGVILIDTAGAAVGKCNGLTVLEVGDSAFGVPARISATVYPGGSGIVDIEREVNLGQPIHSKGVMILTGYLGSRYAQEFPLAISASIALEQSYGYVDGDSASLGEACTLISALSKTPLKQCFAITGSINQFGEVQAVGGVNEKIEGFFRLCEARGLTGEQGAIIPQANVATLMLDEKVLQAVRAGQFHIYAVRQADEALSLLVGEPAGEPDAEGQFPEGSVNARVVERLRVIAEMISEDDLKEAEKELAQEALAQAKPT from the coding sequence ATGCCTGATCCTGTTGCTGCCAGCTTGCGTCTAGCGCCCGAAGCGCTGACTCGCCCTTTCTCCGCTGAACAGTTCAGCTTCTCGACCACCAATGATTTGGAGCCCTTTCGCGGTGTGCTTGGCCAGGAACGCGCGGTTGAAGCGTTGCAGTTCGGTGTGGCCATGCCACGCCCCGGTTACAACGTGTTTGTCATGGGCGAGCCGGGCACCGGCCGCTTTTCGTTCGTCAAACGCTACCTGAAGGCCGAAGGCAAACGCCTGCAGACCCCGTCGGACTGGGTCTACGTGAATAATTTCGATGAGCCTCGTGAACCCCGCGCCCTGGAATTGCCCGGCGGCGCTGCGGCGGCGTTCATCAACGACATCAACGGTCTGGTCGACAACCTTGTCGCGACCTTCCCGGCGGTGTTCGAGCACCCCACTTATCAACAGCGCAAAAGCGCCATCGACCGCGCCTTCAACCAGCGCTACGACAAGGCCCTGGACGTGATCGAACGCCTGGCCCTGGAAAAGGACGTGGCGCTTTACCGCGACAGCTCCAACATTGCCTTCACGCCGATGCTCGATGGCAAGGCGTTGGACGAAGCTGAGTTCTCGCAGCTGCCGGAAGCCGACCGCGAGCGGTTCCACACGGATATTTCCGAGCTGGAAGAGCGCCTCAACGAAGAACTGGCGAGCCTGCCGCAGTGGAAGCGTGAGTCGAACAACCAACTGCGCCAGTTCAACGAAGAAACCATCACCCTGGCCCTGCAGCCTTTGCTTGCACCACTGTCGGAAAAGTACGCGGAAAATGCGGCCGTCTGCGGTTACCTGCAAGCCATGCAGGTGTACTTGCTCAAGACCGTGGTCGAGCAACTGGTGGACGACGCCAAGACCGACGCCCAGGCGCGCAAGCTGCTCGAAGAGCAGTACTGCCCAAGCCTGGTGGTCGGCCATCCGGTCAACGGTGGTGCACCTGTGGTGTTTGAACCGCACCCGACCTACGACAACCTGTTCGGCCGTATCGAATACAGCACCGACCAGGGCGCGCTCTACACCACCTATCGCCAGCTGCGCCCGGGCGCGTTGCACCGTGCCAACGGCGGTTTCCTGATTCTTGAAGCCGAAAAAATGCTCAGCGAGCCGTTCGTGTGGGACGCCCTCAAGCGCTCCCTGCAATCGCGCAAGTTGAAGATGGAGTCGCCGCTGGGCGAACTGGGCCGCCTGGCCACCGTGACGCTCAACCCGCAGATGATCCCGTTGCAGGTCAAGGTGATCATCATCGGTTCGCGCCAGTTGTACTACGCGTTGCAGGACGCCGATCCGGACTTCCAGGAGATGTTCCGCGTACTGGTGGACTTCGACGAAGACATCCCGATGGTCGACGAAAGCCTGGAGCAGTTCGCCCAATTGCTGAAAACCCGCACGTCGGAAGAAGGCATGGCGCCGTTGACCTCGGATGCGGTGGCGCGCCTGGCGACTTACAGCGCACGGTTGGCGGAGCACCAGGGGCGCTTGTCGGCGCGCATTGGTGACTTGTTCCAACTGGTCAGCGAGGCGGATTTCATCCGTCACCTGGCCGGCGACGAAATGACCGATGCCGGGCATATCGAACGCGCCCTCAAGGCCAAGGCCACGCGTACCGGGCGCGTGTCGGCGCGGATTCTCGACGACATGCTCGCCGGGGTGATCCTGATCGACACCGCCGGTGCGGCGGTGGGCAAGTGCAACGGGCTGACGGTGCTGGAGGTGGGCGATTCGGCATTCGGTGTGCCAGCGCGGATTTCCGCCACGGTGTACCCGGGCGGCAGCGGTATTGTCGACATTGAGCGTGAGGTCAACCTCGGCCAGCCGATCCACTCCAAGGGTGTGATGATCCTCACCGGTTACCTGGGCAGCCGTTATGCCCAGGAATTCCCGCTGGCGATCTCGGCGAGCATCGCGCTGGAGCAGTCCTATGGTTATGTGGACGGCGACAGCGCCTCCCTTGGCGAGGCGTGCACCTTGATCTCGGCCTTGTCGAAAACCCCGCTCAAGCAGTGCTTCGCCATCACCGGCTCCATCAACCAGTTTGGTGAAGTGCAGGCGGTGGGCGGGGTCAACGAGAAGATCGAAGGCTTCTTCCGCCTCTGCGAAGCGCGCGGTTTGACCGGTGAACAGGGCGCGATCATTCCCCAGGCCAACGTCGCTACGCTGATGCTTGATGAGAAGGTGCTGCAAGCCGTGCGTGCCGGGCAGTTCCATATCTATGCCGTGCGCCAGGCGGACGAGGCGTTGAGCCTGTTGGTGGGCGAGCCTGCCGGTGAGCCGGATGCCGAAGGGCAGTTCCCGGAAGGCTCGGTGAATGCGCGGGTAGTGGAGCGCCTGCGGGTGATTGCTGAGATGATCAGCGAGGATGACCTGAAGGAGGCGGAAAAGGAGTTGGCGCAGGAGGCGTTGGCGCAAGCCAAGCCCACCTGA
- a CDS encoding DUF3077 domain-containing protein, translated as MSKVVPDPPLSAITTLGVVTFGDYGENEKPLFRVNSGMPIEEALEHASTLLFYSKKLAMEAAMDVRGEQYAWAAHYLCEMDKAVVDDLTQAMTSAT; from the coding sequence ATGAGCAAAGTCGTCCCTGATCCACCCTTGTCCGCAATCACCACACTCGGTGTCGTCACTTTCGGCGACTACGGCGAAAACGAAAAACCGCTGTTTCGTGTCAATTCCGGCATGCCGATTGAGGAAGCTTTGGAACACGCCTCCACTTTGCTTTTTTATTCCAAGAAACTCGCCATGGAAGCCGCGATGGATGTACGTGGCGAGCAATACGCCTGGGCCGCGCACTATCTGTGTGAGATGGACAAAGCCGTAGTGGATGACCTGACCCAGGCGATGACATCTGCAACTTAA
- the ettA gene encoding energy-dependent translational throttle protein EttA, translating into MAQYVFTMHRLGKVVPPKREILKNISLSFFPGAKIGVLGLNGSGKSTLLKIMAGVDTEFEGEARPMPDLNIGYLPQEPILDPTKTVREVVEEAVSVIKNAQARLDEVYAAYAEPDADFDKLAAEQAKLEAILQAGDGHNLERQLEVAADALRLPAWDAKVEHLSGGEKRRVALCRLLLSAPDMLLLDEPTNHLDADSVAWLEHFLHDFPGTVVAITHDRYFLDNVAGWILELDRGAGIPYEGNYSGWLEAKSDRLAAESKQQSAHEKAMKEELEWVRKGAKARQSKSKARLQRFEEMQSQEFQKRSETNEIYIPAGPRLGDKVIEFKNVSKGYGDRVLIDNLSFSMPKGAIVGVIGGNGAGKSTLFRMLMGKETPDSGTIEVGETVQLACVDQSREDLDGSKTVFQQISDGSDQIRIGNYEIPSRTYVGRFNFKGGDQQKFVKDLSGGERGRLHLALTLKEGGNVLLLDEPSNDLDVETLRSLEEALLDFPGAAIVISHDRWFLDRVATHILAYEDDSQAVFFEGNYTEYEADRKKRLGEAAAQPHRVRHKKLA; encoded by the coding sequence ATGGCTCAATACGTCTTCACCATGCATCGGCTGGGCAAAGTTGTCCCCCCGAAGCGGGAAATCCTGAAAAACATTTCGCTGTCCTTTTTCCCAGGCGCCAAGATCGGCGTACTCGGCCTCAACGGTTCGGGTAAATCCACGCTGCTGAAAATCATGGCCGGCGTCGACACCGAGTTCGAAGGCGAAGCCCGCCCGATGCCAGATCTGAACATCGGCTACCTGCCGCAAGAGCCGATCCTGGACCCGACCAAGACCGTGCGTGAAGTGGTCGAAGAGGCTGTCAGCGTGATCAAGAACGCCCAGGCGCGCCTGGACGAGGTCTACGCTGCCTACGCCGAACCGGACGCCGACTTCGACAAACTGGCCGCCGAGCAGGCCAAGCTCGAAGCCATCCTGCAGGCCGGCGACGGCCACAACCTGGAGCGCCAGCTGGAAGTCGCCGCCGACGCGCTGCGCCTGCCAGCGTGGGACGCCAAGGTCGAACACCTGTCCGGTGGTGAGAAGCGCCGCGTGGCCCTGTGCCGCCTGCTGCTGTCGGCCCCCGACATGCTGCTGCTCGACGAACCGACCAACCACCTGGACGCCGATTCCGTCGCCTGGCTGGAACACTTCCTTCACGATTTCCCGGGCACCGTGGTTGCGATCACGCACGACCGATACTTCCTGGACAACGTCGCCGGCTGGATCCTCGAGCTCGACCGTGGCGCCGGTATCCCTTACGAGGGCAACTACTCCGGTTGGCTGGAAGCCAAGTCCGACCGTCTGGCTGCCGAATCCAAGCAGCAATCGGCCCACGAAAAGGCCATGAAGGAAGAACTGGAGTGGGTGCGCAAAGGCGCCAAGGCCCGCCAGTCCAAGTCCAAGGCCCGTCTGCAACGCTTTGAAGAAATGCAATCGCAGGAATTCCAGAAGCGTTCGGAAACCAACGAAATCTACATCCCGGCCGGTCCGCGCCTGGGTGACAAGGTCATCGAGTTCAAGAACGTTTCCAAAGGCTATGGCGACCGCGTGCTGATCGACAACCTGTCGTTCTCCATGCCAAAAGGCGCGATCGTCGGCGTAATCGGTGGTAACGGTGCGGGTAAATCCACGCTGTTCCGCATGCTGATGGGCAAGGAAACCCCGGATTCGGGCACCATCGAAGTCGGCGAAACCGTGCAGCTGGCCTGTGTGGACCAGAGCCGTGAAGACCTCGACGGCAGCAAGACTGTGTTCCAGCAGATTTCCGACGGCTCCGACCAGATCCGCATCGGCAACTATGAAATCCCGTCGCGTACCTATGTCGGTCGCTTCAACTTCAAGGGCGGCGACCAGCAGAAGTTCGTCAAGGACCTGTCCGGTGGTGAGCGCGGTCGCTTGCACCTGGCCCTGACCCTGAAAGAGGGCGGCAACGTCCTGCTGCTCGACGAACCGTCCAACGACCTCGACGTTGAAACCCTGCGTTCCCTGGAAGAAGCCCTGCTGGACTTCCCGGGCGCCGCCATTGTGATCTCTCACGATCGGTGGTTCCTTGACCGCGTCGCGACCCACATCCTGGCGTACGAAGACGACTCGCAAGCGGTGTTCTTCGAAGGTAACTACACCGAGTACGAAGCGGACCGTAAGAAGCGCCTGGGCGAAGCAGCTGCCCAACCGCACCGTGTACGGCACAAAAAACTGGCCTGA
- a CDS encoding PA4575 family protein translates to MPRNLCLTRQCFGLVTRIECSIRPLAGDNGMWTLLFAAGMTGEQPSTIKSQGPFPGPFVAENMLESIVDSLTQHGYEKAGDPQIWCLHMQAHLRQLNGDTQH, encoded by the coding sequence ATGCCGCGCAACCTTTGCCTTACCCGCCAGTGCTTTGGCCTGGTCACCCGTATCGAATGTTCGATTCGCCCTCTTGCGGGGGATAACGGGATGTGGACCTTGTTGTTTGCCGCCGGAATGACCGGTGAACAGCCTTCCACCATCAAGTCCCAAGGCCCGTTCCCCGGGCCCTTCGTCGCGGAAAACATGCTGGAGTCCATCGTCGACAGCCTGACGCAGCACGGCTACGAGAAAGCGGGCGACCCGCAGATCTGGTGCCTGCACATGCAGGCCCATCTGCGACAGCTTAATGGTGACACCCAGCACTGA
- a CDS encoding GreA/GreB family elongation factor, whose amino-acid sequence MSRAFVNEDNAAAQADQPVERQVSEQPNRLTAQGLAQLQAKVAQLQHAYSLESANGDKQRQADLERDLRYFNQRVQSAQVVAPATSTDKVQIGSWVTFANEQDEQQRIQLVGEDQADAGAGLINWGSPLGRALLGAQVGDEVLWQRPVGDQLIEVLRIEPEA is encoded by the coding sequence ATGAGCCGAGCTTTTGTAAACGAGGACAACGCCGCCGCCCAGGCCGATCAGCCGGTGGAGCGCCAGGTCAGCGAGCAACCCAACCGCCTCACCGCGCAAGGGCTTGCGCAGTTGCAGGCCAAGGTTGCGCAGTTGCAGCACGCATACAGCCTGGAATCCGCCAACGGCGATAAACAGCGCCAGGCGGATCTTGAGCGGGACTTGCGTTACTTCAATCAGCGAGTGCAAAGCGCCCAAGTGGTGGCGCCCGCGACCTCCACCGACAAAGTGCAGATCGGCAGCTGGGTAACCTTCGCCAATGAGCAGGACGAACAGCAGCGCATTCAGTTGGTCGGTGAAGACCAGGCCGATGCCGGCGCAGGCTTGATCAACTGGGGTTCGCCCCTGGGCCGCGCCTTGCTGGGCGCCCAGGTCGGCGACGAGGTGTTGTGGCAACGCCCCGTCGGCGATCAGTTGATCGAAGTGCTGCGAATCGAGCCTGAGGCCTAG
- a CDS encoding DUF3015 domain-containing protein, translated as MKRILLGTLFTVVSLNAMAEAPGGPNCGWGNMLFEGQRGTPAHFLASTTNGTSGNATFGMTSGTNGCSTNSALTYGGKSWIAMNGMMNELSEDMAKGNGEALTTYAVVLGVAPEDREHFAAVTHEHFQQIFSKADVTADDVHNNTIAVLKSDARLAKYATQA; from the coding sequence ATGAAACGGATCCTTCTCGGTACTCTCTTCACCGTCGTCTCCCTCAATGCAATGGCAGAAGCACCAGGTGGCCCGAACTGTGGTTGGGGCAACATGTTGTTTGAAGGCCAGCGCGGCACTCCAGCTCACTTCCTGGCTTCCACCACCAACGGTACTTCGGGTAACGCCACTTTCGGCATGACCTCGGGCACCAACGGTTGCAGCACCAACAGCGCCCTGACTTACGGCGGCAAATCGTGGATTGCCATGAATGGCATGATGAACGAGCTGTCCGAAGACATGGCCAAGGGTAATGGCGAAGCACTGACCACCTACGCCGTGGTACTGGGCGTGGCGCCGGAAGATCGCGAGCACTTCGCGGCCGTGACCCACGAGCACTTCCAGCAGATCTTCAGCAAGGCTGACGTGACCGCTGACGACGTGCACAACAACACCATTGCTGTACTGAAAAGCGATGCCCGTCTGGCGAAATACGCTACCCAGGCTTAA